Proteins encoded in a region of the Paenibacillus sp. E222 genome:
- the hisS gene encoding histidine--tRNA ligase — MAFQKPTGTQDLLPGVVEKWQFVEEKARDLCRRFNYREIRTPIFEQTSLFVRGVGETTDIVEKEMYTFNDKGDRSMTLRPEGTAGVVRAYVENKIYGEPDVSKLYYIGPMFRYERPQAGRQRQFHQFGVEAIGALDPAIDAEVIALGYQLCVELGLKDVKVEINSVGNPTSRAEYREKLLGFLRPMKDSLCKDCQSRMERNPLRVLDCKVDQDKFVGAPSILDSLDEESLNHFAKLKEYLDDFGVDYAVNNRLVRGLDYYTLTAFELKAQGIGAIDTVGGGGRYNGLVGDIGGPDQPGIGFGIGLERIQLILEHQNIEVTTLAPLDVYFVALGDAADREVNRLLFKLRQSGLSGERDYLGRKMKAQMKSADRFKARYTAILGDDELERGEIALKSMDTGEQQTVKLDDLVSAVRGSK, encoded by the coding sequence ATGGCTTTTCAAAAACCGACTGGAACGCAGGACTTGCTGCCTGGTGTTGTGGAAAAGTGGCAGTTCGTAGAGGAAAAAGCGCGTGATCTGTGCCGCCGTTTTAATTACCGCGAGATTCGCACACCGATCTTCGAACAGACTTCTTTATTTGTACGAGGCGTTGGGGAAACAACCGATATTGTTGAAAAAGAAATGTACACCTTCAATGATAAAGGGGACCGCAGCATGACCCTTCGTCCGGAGGGTACAGCGGGTGTTGTCCGCGCTTATGTGGAAAATAAAATCTATGGCGAACCAGATGTGAGCAAGCTCTATTACATCGGTCCGATGTTCCGGTACGAACGTCCGCAAGCAGGTCGCCAGCGGCAGTTCCACCAGTTCGGCGTAGAAGCTATCGGAGCCCTTGATCCAGCCATCGATGCTGAAGTCATTGCACTTGGGTATCAGCTGTGCGTAGAACTGGGACTGAAAGATGTCAAAGTCGAGATCAACTCGGTAGGTAACCCAACCAGCCGTGCAGAATATCGCGAAAAATTGCTTGGATTCCTAAGACCGATGAAGGACAGCCTGTGCAAGGACTGCCAATCCCGGATGGAACGTAATCCGCTGCGTGTGCTCGACTGCAAAGTCGATCAGGACAAATTCGTAGGGGCACCGTCCATACTGGATAGTCTGGATGAAGAATCATTGAACCACTTTGCCAAGCTGAAAGAGTATCTGGATGATTTTGGCGTAGATTACGCGGTGAACAATCGTCTGGTACGCGGCTTGGATTACTACACATTGACTGCTTTTGAACTGAAAGCCCAAGGTATTGGCGCAATTGATACAGTCGGCGGTGGCGGCAGATACAACGGCCTCGTTGGAGATATCGGTGGACCGGATCAGCCTGGTATTGGTTTCGGTATCGGTCTGGAGCGTATTCAACTGATTCTGGAGCACCAAAATATTGAGGTTACTACACTGGCTCCATTGGATGTGTACTTTGTTGCTTTGGGAGATGCTGCTGATCGTGAAGTGAACCGACTGTTGTTCAAACTCCGTCAATCCGGCCTGTCCGGTGAACGCGATTATCTCGGTCGCAAGATGAAAGCCCAGATGAAATCTGCTGACCGATTCAAAGCCCGTTACACTGCCATTCTGGGTGATGATGAACTGGAGCGCGGGGAAATTGCCCTGAAGTCCATGGATACAGGTGAACAACAAACCGTGAAGCTCGATGATCTGGTGTCAGCTGTACGCGGAAGTAAATAA
- the aspS gene encoding aspartate--tRNA ligase, whose translation MKRSHHCGALTPAHIGETVTLNGWVQTRRDLGGVLFIDLRDRSGIVQVVFNPAYSGEALQIADRVRSEYVIAVTGKVVKRDEETVNKNLPTGEIEVQITEIEVLNAAKTPPFFIEDGVEVDESLRLKYRYLDLRRPEMFETLKLRSKASKVFRDYLDGEEFVEVETPILTKSSPEGARDYLVPSRVHEGEFFALPQSPQIYKQLLMVGGLERYYQIARCFRDEDLRADRQPEFTQVDIETSFLQQDDLLPMMEELMAKLLRETKGIELELPFQRITYADAMGKYGSDKPDLRFGMELVEMNDIVANSGVKVFASVIEKGGEVKVLNAKGCGTWSRKEIDDLGPFAARYGAKGLAWIQVKDGEFKGPIVKFFTPEEIEAVKERTGAEEGDLLLFSADTKKVVADVLGALRLKIGRQLGLIDDSKFKFAWVVDFPLLGYDEDAKRYVAEHHPFTRPKDEDVHLFDTDPGAIRAQAYDLVLNGYEVGGGSMRIYKRDVQEKMFAALGLSPEVANEKFGYLLEAFEYGTPPHGGIAFGLDRLVMLLAGRTNLRETIAFPKTASATDLLMNAPSEVDNSQLEQLHIRVARKPVAEKK comes from the coding sequence ATGAAAAGAAGTCATCATTGCGGCGCATTAACACCCGCACACATCGGTGAGACCGTAACATTGAACGGCTGGGTACAGACCCGCCGTGACCTGGGGGGCGTACTGTTTATCGATCTGCGTGACCGCAGCGGAATTGTACAAGTTGTTTTCAACCCGGCTTACTCTGGCGAAGCATTGCAAATCGCTGACAGAGTGCGGAGCGAGTATGTTATCGCGGTAACAGGTAAAGTCGTTAAACGTGACGAAGAGACTGTAAACAAAAACCTGCCTACAGGCGAAATCGAAGTGCAAATTACCGAGATTGAAGTACTGAACGCGGCCAAAACTCCTCCATTCTTCATCGAAGATGGTGTGGAAGTCGACGAGTCGCTTCGCTTGAAATATCGTTACCTGGACCTGCGTCGTCCGGAAATGTTTGAAACCTTGAAATTGCGTTCCAAAGCATCCAAAGTGTTCCGTGATTATCTGGATGGAGAAGAATTCGTTGAAGTAGAAACACCAATCCTGACCAAGAGCTCCCCGGAAGGTGCGCGTGATTATCTCGTACCAAGCCGTGTGCATGAAGGTGAATTCTTCGCCCTGCCGCAATCCCCGCAAATTTACAAACAATTGCTGATGGTCGGCGGACTTGAGCGTTACTATCAGATCGCTCGTTGTTTCCGTGATGAAGATTTGCGTGCGGACCGTCAACCGGAATTCACCCAAGTCGACATCGAGACTTCCTTCCTGCAACAGGATGACCTGCTGCCAATGATGGAAGAACTGATGGCCAAATTGCTGCGTGAAACGAAAGGCATTGAGCTGGAACTGCCTTTCCAACGGATTACGTATGCAGATGCAATGGGTAAATACGGTTCAGACAAACCGGATCTGCGTTTTGGCATGGAACTGGTTGAAATGAACGATATCGTAGCAAACAGTGGTGTGAAAGTATTTGCTTCTGTCATCGAAAAAGGTGGAGAAGTGAAAGTGCTGAACGCCAAAGGCTGTGGTACATGGAGCCGTAAAGAAATCGATGACCTCGGACCATTTGCTGCACGTTACGGTGCAAAAGGATTGGCGTGGATTCAAGTAAAAGATGGCGAGTTCAAAGGGCCAATCGTGAAGTTCTTTACGCCGGAAGAGATCGAAGCAGTCAAAGAACGTACTGGCGCTGAAGAAGGCGACTTGTTGCTCTTCTCTGCTGACACCAAAAAAGTGGTTGCAGATGTACTGGGCGCATTGCGTCTGAAAATCGGTCGTCAACTGGGCTTGATCGATGACAGCAAATTCAAATTTGCATGGGTTGTGGACTTCCCATTGCTCGGGTACGATGAAGATGCGAAACGTTATGTCGCAGAACACCATCCGTTCACACGTCCTAAAGATGAAGATGTACATCTTTTTGATACAGATCCGGGTGCCATTCGCGCTCAAGCCTATGACCTTGTTCTGAATGGTTATGAAGTAGGCGGCGGTTCGATGCGTATTTACAAACGTGATGTTCAGGAAAAAATGTTCGCTGCTCTGGGACTCTCTCCAGAAGTAGCCAACGAGAAATTCGGATATCTGCTCGAAGCGTTCGAATACGGAACGCCACCACACGGCGGAATCGCCTTTGGTCTCGACCGTCTAGTAATGCTGCTGGCAGGCCGCACGAATCTGCGTGAAACGATTGCCTTCCCGAAAACGGCAAGTGCAACGGATCTGCTCATGAATGCACCTTCTGAAGTGGATAACTCCCAATTGGAACAACTTCACATCCGCGTAGCCCGTAAACCGGTGGCGGAAAAGAAATAA
- a CDS encoding ThiF family adenylyltransferase, which yields MLHQFSRTELAIGPEGLNALKNSTVAVLGIGGVGGIAVEALARSGVGRIILIDKDVVDITNINRQIHALTTTVGQKKADLMVERVKLINPECDAIALNMFYTEETYEELFKYELDYVLDASDTIIYKIHLIKECLKRKIPVISSMGAANKMDPTKFQVADISKTTMDPIARVVRTKLRKEGIKKGVKVVFSTEEPLKPRADVTQKIVPENAPEIRKAKQPPASNAFVPPVAGLIMVSVAVKELIEIAENKQQ from the coding sequence ATGCTCCATCAATTTTCAAGAACAGAACTGGCAATCGGACCTGAAGGTCTGAACGCTTTGAAAAATAGTACAGTAGCTGTGCTCGGCATCGGCGGCGTGGGCGGTATTGCAGTGGAAGCTCTCGCCCGTAGTGGTGTTGGGCGTATCATTCTGATTGATAAAGACGTGGTGGACATCACCAACATCAATCGTCAGATTCATGCTTTGACTACGACCGTTGGTCAGAAAAAAGCAGATCTGATGGTAGAGCGGGTGAAGCTCATCAATCCGGAGTGCGACGCGATTGCACTGAATATGTTTTACACGGAAGAAACGTATGAGGAATTGTTCAAATATGAGCTGGATTATGTGCTGGATGCTTCCGACACGATCATTTACAAAATCCATCTCATTAAGGAATGTTTGAAACGGAAGATTCCGGTCATTTCCAGCATGGGTGCGGCAAACAAAATGGACCCTACGAAATTCCAGGTTGCGGATATTTCGAAAACGACCATGGACCCGATTGCCCGAGTTGTCCGCACAAAACTGCGGAAAGAAGGCATCAAAAAAGGTGTGAAAGTGGTCTTCTCCACCGAAGAACCATTGAAACCTCGCGCAGATGTGACGCAAAAAATCGTTCCTGAGAATGCGCCGGAAATTCGCAAGGCGAAACAGCCACCAGCGAGTAACGCCTTTGTTCCTCCGGTAGCCGGACTGATCATGGTCAGTGTGGCCGTCAAGGAACTGATCGAAATTGCAGAGAACAAGCAGCAGTAA